The Fusobacterium sp. SYSU M8D902 nucleotide sequence CTCTAACAGCGAGAAAAAATTAGTTAGAGTTGGAGATTATTTCTACTCACCAACTACACTATCTAGTATCTATACATTAGATAAGGAAAACTTTGAACTTAACTTTAGAAACAAAGATATTCCAGAGAAAAAAATAGATACTGTAGTAGAAGAGGTTAAAGAGAAGATTGATCTTTCTGAAATAGAAGAGAAACAAAATACACCTATATCAGAAAATTAGATTGGGAGGATATTATGGAATTTAAATCAATCACAGATTCATATAAAGAGATAATATCCCAAGGTAAACTAAGTAATATTACAAATGTCATTAAAAAGGCATTGGCTAGTTATAAGAGAGCTAACTCAGGACTCTGGGTTACCTCTCTTTGTTTCTATACTATTCTTTCTTTAGTTCCTATATTTGCTATACTTTTTAGCTTGGGGACTTGGTTTGGAATAGCTGATTACTTGTTTATCAAGCTTAGAGATTACTCTCCTTTAAATGATGAATCAATCAATCTTCTAATAACCTTTGCTCAAAACTTTTTAGAAAATACTAGAACTGGGATATTGGCTGGTATCGGTTTTCTCTTCTTAGGTTGGACTCTTATCTCAATGTTTTCTATTATTGAAAAAGCTTTTAATGATATTTGGAGAGTGGAAAAATCTAGAATGTTCCTAAGAAAGATCACTGACTATATCTCATTTTTTATTCTTTTTCCAACACTACTTGTAATCTCAAGTGGAGTTATAAAAATAATCAGTGACAGAATGGGTGTGGACTACTGGGGACTCAGTTTATTTGTTCGTTTAGTTCCATTTTTTACACTTCTTCTATTTTTTACTGCTATGTATATGCTCATTCCAAATACTCAAGTTAGATTTATTCCAGCCTTTATAGCTGCAATCTTCATATCGCTATTTTTTTCTGGATTTCAATCTCTATTTATACTACTACAAGGAATGGTAAATACATACAATAAGATAT carries:
- a CDS encoding YihY/virulence factor BrkB family protein, with the translated sequence MEFKSITDSYKEIISQGKLSNITNVIKKALASYKRANSGLWVTSLCFYTILSLVPIFAILFSLGTWFGIADYLFIKLRDYSPLNDESINLLITFAQNFLENTRTGILAGIGFLFLGWTLISMFSIIEKAFNDIWRVEKSRMFLRKITDYISFFILFPTLLVISSGVIKIISDRMGVDYWGLSLFVRLVPFFTLLLFFTAMYMLIPNTQVRFIPAFIAAIFISLFFSGFQSLFILLQGMVNTYNKIYGSFSVVFIFLFWLKIMWFFIILGSHLCYFLQNRELHLYNKSIDNISFKYKEYSAIIIVSELIKRYLNNLSPLTTTEIVETYNIPYEVVTHILNIFISYGLVGMIGEKEEKNYVIIKNIDYISFETIFKHLEDYGESINISNLEEIQPLLECVQKKDFQLIFREYLERNR